The following proteins are encoded in a genomic region of Pseudomonas saponiphila:
- the nuoL gene encoding NADH-quinone oxidoreductase subunit L: MNLLFLTFVFPLIGFLLLSFSRGRLSENLSALIGVGSIGLSAIVAAYVIWQFNVAPPAGGHYTQVLWQWMSVDGFAPNFALYLDGLSVTMLGVVVGVGFLIHLFASWYMRGEAGYSRFFAYTNLFIASMLFLVLGDNLLFLYFGWEGVGLCSYLLIGFYYSNRNNGNAALKAFIVTRIGDVFMAIGLFILFQQVGTLNVQELLVLAPQKFQAGDFWITLATLMLLGGAVGKSAQLPLQTWLADAMAGPTPVSALIHAATMVTAGVYLIARTHGLFTLAPEILHLVGLVGGVTLVLAGFAALVQTDIKRILAYSTMSQIGYMFMALGVGAWDGAIFHLMTHAFFKALLFLASGAVIVACHHEQNIFKMGGLWKKLPLAYASFIVGGAALAALPLVTAGFYSKDEILWEAFASGNHGLLYAGLVGAFMTSLYTFRLIFITFHGEAKTEAHAGHGISHWLPLVVLIVLSTGIGAMITPPLHGVLPLSAGHAGGEAKHSLEIASGAIALAGILLAALLFLGKRRVVTAIANSGIGRLLSAWWFAAWGFDWIYDKLFVKPYLAISHVLRKDPLDQTIGLIPRMAKGGHNSLSRTETGQLRWYAASMAAGAVLVIGAIVLVAV, encoded by the coding sequence ATGAACCTTCTCTTTCTGACTTTCGTATTTCCCCTGATCGGTTTCCTGCTGCTGTCGTTCTCCCGGGGACGCCTCTCGGAAAACCTCTCGGCCCTGATCGGCGTCGGCTCCATTGGCCTGTCGGCCATAGTGGCCGCCTACGTGATCTGGCAATTCAACGTCGCGCCACCAGCGGGTGGTCACTACACCCAGGTGCTGTGGCAGTGGATGTCGGTGGACGGTTTCGCGCCGAACTTCGCCCTGTACCTGGATGGTCTGTCCGTGACCATGCTGGGCGTGGTGGTGGGTGTGGGCTTCCTGATCCACCTGTTCGCGTCCTGGTACATGCGTGGTGAGGCCGGCTACTCGCGCTTCTTCGCCTACACCAACCTGTTTATCGCCAGCATGCTGTTCCTGGTGCTGGGCGATAACCTGCTGTTCCTGTACTTCGGCTGGGAAGGCGTGGGCCTGTGCAGCTACCTGTTGATCGGTTTCTACTACAGCAACCGCAACAATGGTAACGCCGCACTCAAGGCCTTTATCGTCACCCGGATCGGCGACGTGTTCATGGCCATCGGCCTGTTCATCCTGTTCCAACAAGTGGGCACGCTGAACGTCCAGGAACTGCTGGTGCTGGCACCGCAGAAATTCCAGGCCGGCGACTTCTGGATCACCCTGGCGACCCTGATGCTGCTGGGCGGCGCCGTGGGTAAATCCGCGCAACTGCCGCTGCAGACCTGGCTGGCGGACGCGATGGCCGGCCCGACCCCGGTTTCGGCACTGATCCACGCCGCGACCATGGTCACCGCTGGTGTCTACCTGATCGCTCGTACCCATGGCCTGTTCACCCTGGCGCCGGAGATCCTGCACCTGGTGGGCCTGGTGGGCGGTGTGACCCTGGTACTGGCCGGCTTCGCCGCGCTGGTGCAGACCGACATCAAGCGCATCCTCGCCTACTCCACCATGAGCCAGATCGGCTACATGTTCATGGCCCTCGGCGTTGGCGCCTGGGACGGCGCGATCTTCCACCTGATGACCCACGCCTTCTTCAAGGCCCTGCTGTTCCTTGCTTCCGGTGCGGTGATCGTTGCCTGCCACCACGAGCAGAACATCTTCAAGATGGGCGGCCTGTGGAAGAAACTGCCGCTGGCCTACGCCAGCTTCATCGTCGGCGGCGCGGCCCTGGCGGCCCTGCCTCTGGTGACCGCAGGCTTCTACTCCAAGGACGAGATCCTCTGGGAAGCCTTCGCCAGCGGCAACCACGGCCTGCTGTACGCCGGCCTGGTGGGTGCGTTCATGACCTCGCTGTACACCTTCCGCCTGATCTTCATCACCTTCCACGGTGAGGCCAAGACCGAAGCCCACGCCGGCCACGGGATTTCCCACTGGCTGCCGCTGGTGGTGCTGATCGTGCTGTCCACCGGGATCGGCGCGATGATCACTCCGCCCCTGCATGGTGTGCTGCCGCTGAGCGCCGGTCATGCGGGTGGCGAAGCCAAGCACAGCCTGGAAATCGCCTCGGGCGCCATCGCCCTGGCCGGTATCCTGCTGGCCGCCCTGTTGTTCCTTGGCAAGCGTCGTGTTGTGACCGCCATCGCCAACAGCGGCATCGGGCGTCTGCTCTCGGCCTGGTGGTTCGCCGCCTGGGGCTTCGACTGGATCTACGACAAACTGTTCGTCAAGCCATACCTGGCCATCAGCCATGTACTGCGCAAGGACCCGCTCGATCAGACCATCGGTTTGATCCCGCGTATGGCCAAAGGGGGTCACAACTCCCTGAGCCGTACCGAGACCGGTCAACTGCGTTGGTACGCCGCCTCGATGGCAGCCGGTGCCGTGCTGGTCATCGGCGCCATTGTGCTGGTAGCGGTCTGA
- the nuoK gene encoding NADH-quinone oxidoreductase subunit NuoK, translated as MPTIPLGTIPMEHGLAVAGILFCLGLVGLMVRRNILFVLMSLEVMMNASALAFIVAGARWAQPDGQVMFILVISLAAAEASIGLAILLQLYRRFHTLDIDAASEMRG; from the coding sequence ATGCCTACTATCCCTCTCGGTACTATCCCGATGGAACATGGCCTGGCGGTTGCCGGCATCCTGTTCTGCCTCGGTCTGGTCGGCCTGATGGTCCGCCGTAACATTCTCTTCGTGTTGATGAGCCTGGAAGTGATGATGAACGCCTCGGCACTGGCGTTCATCGTTGCGGGCGCCCGCTGGGCGCAGCCGGATGGACAAGTGATGTTCATTCTGGTGATCAGCCTGGCAGCCGCCGAGGCCAGTATTGGCCTGGCGATCCTGCTGCAGCTGTACCGCCGCTTCCACACTCTCGATATCGACGCTGCCAGCGAGATGCGCGGATGA
- the nuoJ gene encoding NADH-quinone oxidoreductase subunit J, with protein MEFAFYFASGVAVVSTLRVVTNTNPVHALLYLIISLIAVAMTFFSLGAPFAGALEVIAYAGAIMVLFVFVVMMLNLGPAAAQQERIWLKPGIWIGPVILAALLLAELLYVLFSHQSGAGIGQTTVSAKAVGISLFGPYLLVVELASMLLLAAAVTAFHLGRNEAKE; from the coding sequence ATGGAATTCGCTTTCTATTTCGCATCAGGTGTTGCCGTTGTTTCCACGCTGCGCGTGGTCACCAACACCAACCCTGTGCACGCCCTGCTCTACCTGATCATTTCGCTGATCGCCGTGGCCATGACCTTCTTCAGCCTTGGCGCGCCGTTCGCCGGCGCCCTGGAAGTGATCGCCTACGCTGGCGCCATCATGGTGCTGTTCGTGTTCGTGGTCATGATGCTGAACCTCGGCCCGGCCGCGGCTCAGCAAGAGCGCATCTGGCTCAAGCCAGGCATCTGGATCGGCCCGGTGATTCTCGCCGCGCTGCTGCTGGCCGAACTGCTGTACGTACTGTTCAGCCACCAGAGCGGTGCCGGTATCGGTCAAACCACCGTCAGCGCCAAGGCCGTGGGCATCAGCCTGTTCGGTCCATACCTGCTGGTGGTCGAACTCGCCTCGATGCTGCTGCTCGCCGCAGCCGTCACGGCGTTCCACTTGGGCCGCAACGAGGCGAAGGAGTAA
- the nuoI gene encoding NADH-quinone oxidoreductase subunit NuoI, translating to MFKYIGDIVKGTGTQLRSLVMVFGHGFRKRDTLQYPEEPVYLPPRYRGRIVLTRDPDGEERCVACNLCAVACPVGCISLQKAETEDGRWYPEFFRVNFSRCIFCGLCEEACPTTAIQLTPDFEMAEFKRQDLVYEKEDLLISGPGKNPDYNFYRVAGMAIAGKPKGTAQNEAEPINVKSLLP from the coding sequence ATGTTCAAATATATTGGCGACATCGTTAAGGGTACCGGTACCCAGTTGCGCAGCCTGGTGATGGTGTTCGGTCACGGCTTTCGCAAACGCGACACCCTGCAATACCCCGAAGAGCCGGTGTACCTGCCGCCACGCTACCGTGGCCGTATCGTCCTGACTCGCGACCCCGATGGCGAAGAGCGTTGCGTTGCCTGCAACCTGTGCGCCGTGGCCTGCCCTGTGGGTTGCATCTCGCTGCAGAAAGCTGAAACGGAAGACGGTCGCTGGTACCCGGAGTTCTTCCGCGTCAACTTCTCGCGCTGCATTTTCTGCGGTCTCTGCGAGGAAGCCTGTCCGACCACCGCGATCCAGCTGACACCGGATTTCGAGATGGCCGAGTTCAAACGTCAGGACCTGGTTTACGAGAAAGAGGATCTCTTGATCTCCGGTCCCGGAAAGAACCCTGACTACAACTTCTATCGTGTTGCAGGTATGGCCATTGCCGGTAAGCCGAAAGGCACCGCGCAGAACGAAGCCGAACCGATCAACGTGAAGAGCTTGCTGCCTTAA
- the nuoH gene encoding NADH-quinone oxidoreductase subunit NuoH — MSWFTPEVIDVILTVVKAIVILLAVVIAGALLSFVERRLLGWWQDRYGPNRVGPFGMFQIAADMLKMFFKEDWTPPFADKVIFTLAPVVAMSALLIAFAIIPITPTWGVADLNIGLLFFFAMAGLSVYAVLFAGWSSNNKFALLGSLRASAQTVSYEVFMGLALMGIVAQVGSFNMRDIVEYQAQNLWFIIPQFFGFCTFFIAGVAVTHRHPFDQPEAEQELADGYHIEYAGMKWGMFFVGEYIGIILISALLVTLFFGGWHGPFGILPQLSFVWFALKTAFFIMLFILLRASIPRPRYDQVMDFSWKFCLPLTLINLLVTAALVLLNTPAGAVQ; from the coding sequence ATGAGTTGGTTTACCCCTGAAGTGATCGACGTGATCCTGACGGTCGTCAAGGCCATCGTGATCCTGCTGGCGGTGGTCATCGCCGGCGCGCTGTTGAGCTTCGTCGAACGTCGCTTGCTGGGCTGGTGGCAGGACCGCTACGGTCCGAACCGCGTTGGCCCGTTCGGCATGTTCCAGATCGCCGCCGACATGCTGAAGATGTTCTTCAAGGAAGACTGGACCCCGCCGTTTGCCGACAAGGTGATCTTCACCCTGGCACCGGTGGTCGCCATGTCCGCCCTGCTGATCGCCTTCGCCATCATCCCGATCACCCCGACCTGGGGCGTTGCGGACCTGAACATCGGCCTGCTGTTCTTCTTCGCCATGGCCGGTCTTTCGGTCTACGCGGTGCTGTTCGCCGGCTGGTCGAGTAACAACAAGTTCGCCCTGCTGGGCAGCTTGCGGGCTTCGGCACAGACCGTGTCCTACGAAGTGTTCATGGGCCTGGCGCTGATGGGCATCGTGGCTCAGGTCGGTTCGTTCAACATGCGCGACATCGTCGAGTACCAGGCGCAGAACCTGTGGTTCATCATTCCGCAGTTCTTCGGTTTCTGTACCTTCTTCATCGCTGGCGTGGCCGTGACTCACCGTCACCCCTTCGACCAGCCGGAAGCGGAACAGGAACTGGCCGACGGTTACCACATTGAATACGCCGGCATGAAATGGGGCATGTTCTTCGTTGGCGAGTACATCGGCATCATCCTGATCTCGGCACTGCTGGTCACCCTGTTCTTCGGTGGCTGGCACGGTCCGTTCGGCATCCTGCCGCAACTGTCCTTCGTCTGGTTCGCCCTGAAGACCGCGTTCTTCATCATGCTGTTCATCCTGCTGCGCGCCTCTATCCCGCGCCCGCGCTATGACCAGGTGATGGATTTCAGCTGGAAATTCTGCCTGCCGCTGACCCTGATCAATCTGCTGGTGACCGCAGCGCTTGTGTTGTTGAACACGCCTGCGGGCGCGGTTCAGTGA
- the nuoG gene encoding NADH-quinone oxidoreductase subunit NuoG, whose protein sequence is MATIHVDGKALEVDGADNLLQACLSLGLDIPYFCWHPALGSVGACRQCAVKQYTDENDTRGRIVMSCMTPATDNTWISIDDEESKAFRASVVEWLMTNHPHDCPVCEEGGHCHLQDMTVMTGHNERRYRFTKRTHQNQDLGPFISHEMNRCIACYRCVRFYKDYAGGTDLGVYGAHDNVYFGRVEDGTLESEFSGNLTEVCPTGVFTDKTHSERYNRKWDMQFSPSICHGCSSGCNISPGERYGELRRIENRYNGSVNQYFLCDRGRFGYGYVNRKDRPRQPRLADGTQLTLDQALDQAAELLRGRNIVGIGSPRASLESNYALRELVGAEHFYSGIEASELERIRLVLQVLNDSPLPVPNLREIEDHDAIFVLGEDLTQTAARMALALRQSVKGKAEEMADAMRVQPWLDAAVKNIGQHALNPLFIASLAETKLDDVAEECVHAAPDDLARIGFAVAHAIDASAPAVEGLDSEALELAKRIADALLAAKRPLIISGTSLGSKALIEAAANIAKALKLRDKAGSISLIVPEANSLGLAMLGGESVDAALQAVVDGKADAIVVLENDLYTRTDAAKVDAALSAAKVVIVADHQQTATVERAHLVLSAASFAEGDGTLISQEGRAQRFFQVFDPTYLDASIMVHEGWRWLHALRSTLLNKPVDWTQLDHVTAACAASTPQLASIVDAAPSAAFRIKGLKLAREPLRYSGRTAMRANQSVHEPRTPQDPDTAFAYSMEGYSGSAEPRSQVPFAWSPGWNSPQAWNKFQDEVGGHLRAGDPGKRLIESQGDRLNWFASVPRAFSPAQGTWQAVPFYHLFGSEENSSKAAPVQERIPAAYVALAKSEADRLGVNDGALLAVSLAGQTLRLPLRINEELGAGLVGLPAGLAGIPPAFFGKSVDGLQEAAQ, encoded by the coding sequence ATGGCCACTATCCACGTAGACGGCAAAGCGCTCGAAGTCGATGGGGCGGACAACCTGTTACAGGCTTGTCTGTCACTAGGCCTCGACATCCCTTATTTCTGCTGGCACCCCGCTCTCGGTAGCGTCGGTGCCTGTCGCCAGTGCGCGGTCAAGCAGTACACCGACGAGAACGACACCCGTGGTCGTATCGTCATGTCCTGCATGACCCCGGCCACCGACAACACCTGGATCTCCATCGACGATGAAGAATCCAAGGCCTTTCGCGCCAGCGTTGTCGAATGGCTGATGACCAACCACCCGCACGACTGCCCGGTGTGCGAGGAAGGCGGTCACTGCCACCTGCAAGACATGACGGTGATGACCGGCCACAACGAGCGCCGTTATCGCTTCACCAAGCGCACCCACCAGAACCAGGACCTCGGCCCGTTCATTTCCCACGAAATGAACCGCTGCATCGCCTGCTACCGCTGCGTACGCTTCTACAAGGACTACGCCGGCGGCACCGACCTGGGTGTCTACGGCGCCCACGACAACGTGTACTTCGGGCGCGTTGAAGACGGCACCCTGGAAAGCGAGTTCTCCGGCAACCTCACCGAGGTCTGCCCGACCGGCGTGTTCACCGACAAGACCCACTCCGAGCGCTACAACCGCAAGTGGGACATGCAGTTCTCGCCGAGCATCTGCCATGGCTGCTCCAGCGGTTGCAACATTTCCCCGGGCGAGCGCTACGGCGAACTGCGACGCATCGAGAACCGCTACAACGGTTCGGTGAACCAGTACTTCCTCTGCGACCGTGGCCGCTTCGGTTATGGCTACGTCAACCGCAAGGATCGTCCACGCCAGCCACGCCTGGCCGACGGCACCCAGCTGACCCTGGACCAGGCCCTGGACCAGGCTGCCGAGCTGCTGCGCGGTCGCAACATCGTCGGTATCGGCTCGCCTCGTGCCAGCCTGGAAAGCAACTACGCCCTGCGTGAGCTGGTCGGTGCCGAGCACTTCTACAGCGGTATCGAAGCCTCTGAGCTGGAGCGTATCCGCCTGGTCCTGCAGGTGCTGAACGACAGCCCGCTGCCCGTTCCGAACCTGCGCGAGATCGAAGACCACGACGCGATCTTCGTCCTTGGCGAAGACCTGACCCAGACCGCCGCTCGCATGGCCCTGGCCCTGCGCCAGTCGGTCAAGGGCAAGGCCGAGGAAATGGCCGACGCCATGCGCGTCCAGCCTTGGCTCGACGCCGCGGTTAAGAACATCGGCCAGCACGCGCTGAACCCGCTGTTCATCGCCAGCCTCGCTGAAACCAAGCTCGACGACGTTGCCGAGGAGTGTGTACACGCCGCTCCCGACGACCTGGCGCGCATCGGTTTCGCCGTGGCCCACGCCATCGACGCCAGCGCCCCTGCCGTGGAAGGCCTGGACAGCGAAGCCCTGGAACTGGCCAAGCGCATCGCTGACGCGCTGCTGGCGGCCAAGCGCCCACTGATCATTTCCGGTACTTCCCTGGGTTCCAAGGCGCTGATCGAAGCCGCGGCGAACATCGCCAAGGCCCTGAAGCTGCGCGATAAAGCTGGTTCCATCAGCCTGATCGTGCCAGAGGCCAACAGCCTCGGCCTGGCCATGCTCGGCGGCGAATCCGTGGACGCCGCCCTGCAAGCGGTGGTCGACGGTAAAGCCGACGCCATCGTGGTCCTGGAAAACGACCTGTACACCCGCACCGACGCGGCCAAGGTGGATGCGGCCCTGAGCGCGGCCAAGGTGGTGATCGTTGCCGATCATCAACAGACCGCGACCGTCGAGCGTGCGCACCTGGTGCTGTCGGCGGCCAGCTTCGCCGAAGGCGACGGCACCCTGATCAGCCAGGAAGGTCGCGCCCAGCGCTTCTTCCAGGTCTTCGATCCGACTTACCTGGACGCCAGCATCATGGTCCACGAAGGCTGGCGCTGGCTGCATGCCCTGCGTAGCACCCTGCTGAACAAGCCGGTGGACTGGACCCAGCTGGACCACGTGACCGCAGCCTGCGCCGCTAGCACTCCGCAACTGGCCAGCATCGTCGATGCCGCCCCTTCCGCAGCATTCCGTATCAAAGGCCTGAAACTGGCTCGTGAACCGCTGCGCTACAGCGGCCGTACCGCCATGCGCGCCAACCAGAGCGTGCACGAACCGCGTACCCCGCAAGACCCGGATACCGCCTTCGCCTACTCCATGGAAGGCTACTCGGGCTCTGCCGAACCGCGCTCGCAAGTGCCGTTTGCCTGGTCGCCGGGCTGGAACTCGCCGCAAGCCTGGAACAAGTTCCAGGACGAAGTCGGTGGCCATCTGCGTGCTGGCGATCCGGGTAAACGCCTGATCGAAAGCCAGGGCGATCGCCTGAACTGGTTCGCCAGCGTTCCGCGAGCCTTCTCTCCGGCCCAGGGCACCTGGCAAGCGGTGCCGTTCTATCACCTGTTCGGCAGCGAAGAGAACTCTTCGAAAGCCGCTCCGGTGCAGGAACGCATTCCGGCTGCCTACGTGGCCCTGGCCAAGTCCGAAGCCGATCGCCTGGGCGTCAACGACGGTGCCTTGCTCGCAGTGAGCCTGGCTGGCCAGACCCTGCGCCTGCCACTGCGTATCAACGAAGAACTGGGTGCCGGCCTGGTGGGCCTGCCTGCCGGTCTGGCGGGCATTCCTCCGGCATTCTTTGGCAAATCCGTTGACGGTCTGCAGGAGGCGGCGCAATGA
- the nuoF gene encoding NADH-quinone oxidoreductase subunit NuoF, whose translation MTLTSFGPANRIARSAETHPLTWRLRDDGEPVWFDEYQAKNGYAAARKAFADLSQDDIVQTVKDAGLKGRGGAGFPTGVKWGLMPKDESMNIRYLLCNADEMEPNTWKDRMLMEQLPHLLIEGMLISARALKTYRGYIFLRGEYTTAAKHLRRAVEEAKAAGLLGKNILGSGFDFELFVHTGAGRYICGEETALINSLEGRRANPRSKPPFPAAVGVWGKPTCVNNVETLCNVPAIIGDGVEWYKSLAREGSEDHGTKLMGFSGKVKNPGLWELPFGVTARELFEDYAGGMRDGFKLKCWQPGGAGTGFLLPEHLDAQMYAGGIAKVGTRMGTGLAMAVDDSINMVSLLRNMEQFFARESCGFCTPCRDGLPWSVKLLMALEKGQGQQGDIETLLGLVGFLGPGKTFCAHAPGAVEPLGSAIKYFRPEFEAGIAPTSAAVPPLARPIVVGA comes from the coding sequence ATGACCCTGACCTCTTTCGGCCCTGCGAATCGCATTGCGCGCTCCGCAGAAACCCACCCCCTGACCTGGCGTCTGCGTGACGACGGCGAGCCGGTATGGTTCGACGAGTACCAGGCCAAGAACGGCTACGCGGCAGCCCGCAAGGCCTTCGCCGACCTGTCCCAGGACGACATCGTCCAGACCGTCAAGGACGCCGGCCTCAAGGGTCGCGGCGGTGCGGGCTTCCCCACCGGCGTGAAGTGGGGCCTGATGCCCAAAGACGAATCCATGAACATCCGCTACCTGCTGTGCAACGCGGACGAAATGGAACCCAACACCTGGAAAGACCGCATGCTGATGGAGCAACTGCCCCATCTGCTGATCGAAGGCATGCTGATCAGTGCCCGTGCACTGAAGACCTACCGCGGCTACATCTTCCTGCGTGGTGAATACACCACCGCCGCCAAGCACCTGCGTCGTGCCGTGGAAGAAGCCAAGGCCGCAGGCCTGCTGGGCAAGAACATCCTGGGCAGCGGTTTCGATTTCGAACTGTTCGTGCACACCGGCGCCGGGCGCTACATCTGCGGTGAAGAAACCGCCCTGATCAACTCCCTGGAAGGCCGTCGCGCCAACCCACGCTCCAAGCCGCCCTTCCCCGCCGCCGTCGGCGTGTGGGGCAAGCCGACTTGCGTGAACAACGTCGAGACCCTGTGCAACGTGCCGGCGATCATCGGCGACGGCGTGGAGTGGTACAAATCCCTGGCCCGCGAAGGCAGTGAAGACCATGGCACCAAGCTGATGGGCTTCTCCGGCAAGGTGAAGAACCCTGGCCTGTGGGAGCTGCCTTTCGGCGTGACCGCGCGCGAGTTGTTCGAGGACTACGCCGGCGGTATGCGCGACGGCTTCAAGCTCAAGTGCTGGCAGCCAGGCGGCGCCGGTACCGGCTTCCTGCTGCCAGAACACCTGGATGCGCAAATGTATGCCGGCGGCATCGCCAAAGTGGGCACCCGTATGGGTACCGGCCTGGCCATGGCGGTGGACGACAGCATCAATATGGTGTCGCTGCTGCGCAACATGGAGCAATTCTTCGCCCGTGAATCCTGCGGCTTCTGCACCCCTTGCCGCGATGGCCTGCCTTGGAGCGTCAAGCTGCTGATGGCCCTGGAAAAAGGCCAGGGCCAGCAGGGTGACATCGAGACCCTGCTGGGTCTGGTGGGTTTCCTCGGCCCGGGCAAGACCTTCTGTGCTCACGCACCGGGTGCCGTGGAGCCTTTGGGCAGCGCCATCAAGTATTTCCGTCCAGAGTTCGAAGCCGGCATCGCGCCCACCAGCGCCGCCGTCCCGCCTCTGGCCCGACCGATCGTAGTCGGCGCGTAA
- the nuoE gene encoding NADH-quinone oxidoreductase subunit NuoE produces MNSTLIQTDRFALSETERSAIEHEMHHYEDPRAASIEALKIVQKERGWVPDGAVYAIGEILGIPASDVEGVATFYSQIFRQPVGRHIIRVCDSMVCYIGGHESVVSQIQSELGIGLGQTTADGRFTLLPVCCLGNCDKAPALMIDDDTFGDVQPAGVAKLLEGYV; encoded by the coding sequence ATGAACAGCACGCTTATCCAGACAGACCGTTTCGCCCTGAGCGAAACCGAGCGCTCGGCCATCGAGCACGAGATGCATCACTACGAAGACCCGCGCGCGGCGTCCATCGAAGCCCTGAAAATCGTTCAGAAGGAACGTGGCTGGGTGCCAGACGGCGCGGTCTATGCCATCGGCGAGATCCTTGGCATTCCTGCCAGCGACGTTGAAGGCGTAGCGACGTTCTACAGCCAGATCTTCCGTCAGCCTGTGGGCCGCCACATCATTCGCGTCTGCGACAGCATGGTCTGCTACATCGGCGGCCATGAGTCCGTGGTCAGCCAGATCCAGAGCGAGCTGGGCATCGGCCTCGGCCAGACCACCGCCGACGGCCGTTTCACCCTGCTGCCAGTGTGCTGCCTGGGCAACTGCGACAAGGCCCCGGCGCTGATGATCGACGACGATACTTTCGGCGATGTGCAGCCTGCTGGCGTGGCCAAACTGTTGGAGGGCTACGTATGA
- the nuoC gene encoding NADH-quinone oxidoreductase subunit C/D — protein sequence MTTGSALYIPPYKADDQDVVVELNNRFGPEAFTAQATRTGMPVLWVTRSKLIEVLTFLRNLPKPYVMLYDLHGVDERLRTKRQGLPGADFSVFYHLLSIERNSDVMIKVALSEGDLSLPSVTGIWPNANWYEREVWDMFGIDFAGHPHLSRIMMPPTWEGHPLRKDFPARATEFDPFSLNLAKQQLEEEAARFRPEDWGMKRSGANEDYMFLNLGPNHPSAHGAFRIILQLDGEEIVDCVPDIGYHHRGAEKMAERQSWHSFIPYTDRIDYLGGVMNNLPYVLSVEKLAGIKVPEKVDVIRIMMAEFFRITSHLLFLGTYIQDVGAMTPVFFTFTDRQRAYTVIEAITGFRLHPAWYRIGGVAHDLPRGWEKLVKDFVEWLPKRLDEYTKAALQNSILKGRTIGVAAYNTKEALEWGVTGAGLRSTGCDFDLRKARPYSGYENFEFEVPLGANGDAYDRCMVRVEEMRQSIKIIDQCLRNMPEGPYKADHPLTTPPPKERTLQHIETLITHFLQVSWGPVMPANESFQMIEATKGINSYYLTSDGGTMSYRTRIRTPSFAHLQQIPSVIRGSMVADLIAYLGSIDFVMADVDR from the coding sequence ATGACTACAGGCAGTGCTCTGTACATCCCGCCTTATAAGGCTGACGACCAGGATGTGGTCGTCGAACTCAATAACCGTTTTGGCCCTGAGGCGTTCACCGCCCAGGCCACCCGCACCGGCATGCCGGTGCTGTGGGTTACCCGCTCCAAACTCATCGAAGTCCTGACCTTTCTGCGCAACCTGCCCAAGCCGTACGTCATGCTCTATGACCTGCACGGCGTGGACGAGCGCCTGCGCACCAAGCGCCAGGGCCTGCCGGGTGCCGACTTCAGCGTGTTCTACCACTTGCTGTCGATCGAGCGTAACAGCGACGTGATGATCAAGGTTGCCCTGTCCGAAGGTGACCTCAGCTTGCCATCCGTCACTGGCATCTGGCCCAACGCCAACTGGTACGAGCGTGAAGTCTGGGACATGTTCGGCATCGACTTTGCCGGCCACCCGCACCTGTCGCGGATCATGATGCCGCCGACCTGGGAAGGTCACCCGCTGCGCAAGGACTTCCCGGCCCGCGCCACCGAGTTCGACCCGTTCAGCCTCAACCTGGCCAAGCAGCAGCTGGAAGAGGAAGCCGCACGCTTCCGTCCAGAAGACTGGGGCATGAAACGCTCCGGCGCCAACGAGGACTACATGTTCCTCAATCTGGGGCCGAACCACCCTTCGGCTCACGGTGCCTTCCGTATCATCCTGCAGCTGGACGGCGAAGAGATCGTCGACTGCGTACCAGACATCGGCTACCACCACCGTGGTGCCGAGAAGATGGCCGAGCGTCAGTCCTGGCACAGCTTCATCCCCTACACCGACCGTATCGACTATCTGGGCGGGGTGATGAATAACCTGCCATACGTGCTGTCGGTCGAGAAGCTGGCCGGCATCAAGGTGCCGGAGAAGGTCGACGTCATCCGCATCATGATGGCCGAGTTCTTCCGCATCACCAGCCACCTGCTGTTCCTGGGTACCTACATCCAGGACGTCGGCGCCATGACCCCGGTGTTCTTCACCTTCACCGACCGTCAACGTGCCTACACCGTGATCGAAGCCATCACCGGCTTCCGCCTGCACCCGGCCTGGTACCGCATCGGCGGCGTCGCCCACGATCTGCCCCGCGGCTGGGAAAAGCTGGTCAAGGACTTCGTCGAATGGCTGCCCAAGCGCCTCGACGAATACACCAAGGCCGCCCTGCAGAACAGCATCCTCAAGGGCCGGACCATCGGTGTCGCCGCCTACAACACCAAGGAAGCCCTGGAATGGGGCGTCACCGGTGCCGGCCTGCGTTCCACCGGTTGCGATTTCGACCTGCGTAAAGCGCGCCCCTACTCCGGCTACGAGAACTTCGAGTTCGAAGTCCCGCTGGGTGCCAACGGTGACGCCTACGACCGCTGCATGGTTCGCGTGGAAGAAATGCGCCAGAGCATCAAGATCATCGATCAGTGCCTGCGCAACATGCCGGAAGGCCCGTACAAGGCGGACCATCCGCTGACCACGCCGCCGCCGAAAGAACGCACCCTGCAGCACATCGAAACCTTGATCACCCACTTCCTGCAAGTTTCGTGGGGCCCGGTCATGCCGGCCAACGAATCCTTCCAGATGATCGAAGCGACCAAGGGCATCAACAGTTATTACCTGACGAGCGATGGCGGCACCATGAGCTACCGCACCCGGATCCGTACCCCAAGCTTCGCCCACCTGCAGCAGATCCCTTCGGTGATCCGCGGCAGCATGGTCGCGGACTTGATCGCGTACCTGGGTAGTATCGACTTCGTTATGGCCGACGTGGACCGCTAA